CGCTTCATCGCCGGTTTCACCGTCGGCGCGATCAAATAGCGCGAAATTCGATCGGATCGATTCGCCGGCCCGACCCCTTCCCCAATACCAGCGGCCGTACATTTGACCGATCCCGGTTCGCCGGGAGGGCGATTACGCTGACAGTGAATTCAATTAATCCGGAATAATTAGGTGCACTGTCACCGTAATCCGCCGTAATCCTCGTAATCCTGTCACCGTAATCCAAGCACTCCGTTGCGAAGTCATGCTGCGCCGCGGCAAGCCGGAGTGTCCCTTCTTGGAGCGATGCTGTAAGGTGGCCCGCGTTCCTAAAATGAGCGCCCGCGAAGGGAGGGATTGATCCATGCGCGCCACCGACCCGGTCGTGACATTTCTTTTGGTCCTTGCGATCGGCATCGTCGCCGGCATTCTGTTCGACCGGCTGGCCGGGCCGTCCTGGCTCGCTCGCCAGTTCTCGGGGTCGACCCGCGGCATCGTCACCAGCGCGCTGGTGGGCGTTGCCGGCGCGTTCGTCGGCTATCACATCGCCGCGCTGATCGTGCTCGGCGGCGGCCTGGCGACGGCGGTCATCGGGGCGGCGGCCGGCGCCGCTCTGGTGCTGTTCGCGTGGCGGATGGCCAAGTAACCCCCGATCGCGCGGCGCCCTCGCCCCGCTTGCGTCTTTCGCGGATTACGGGAT
This genomic window from Hyphomicrobiales bacterium contains:
- a CDS encoding transglycosylase encodes the protein MRATDPVVTFLLVLAIGIVAGILFDRLAGPSWLARQFSGSTRGIVTSALVGVAGAFVGYHIAALIVLGGGLATAVIGAAAGAALVLFAWRMAK